A genomic segment from Juglans regia cultivar Chandler chromosome 14, Walnut 2.0, whole genome shotgun sequence encodes:
- the LOC118344493 gene encoding beta-glucosidase BoGH3B-like: protein MLTGFLKNRLHFRGFVISDWEGIDRITYPPHANYTYSVQASILAGVDMVMVPYNYPEFINELSNLVKKNVIPMSRIDDAVKRILRVKFSMGLFETPLADNSLANEVGSKEHRELAREAVRKSLVLLQNGKSAAAGPLLPLPKKVPKILVAGSHADNLGYQCGGWTIEWQGIGGNNLTAGTTILNAIKATVNQSTQVVFNENPDPAFVKSNDFSYAIVVVGEQPYAETKGDNLNLTLPEPGPSTINNVCGAVKCVVVVVSGRPLVIEPYLASMDALVAAWLPGSEGQGVADALFGDYGFSGKLARTWFKRVDQLPMNVGDQHYDPLFPFGFGLTTKPSRQSS, encoded by the exons ATGCTGACAGGGTTTCTCAAGAACAGACTCCACTTCAGG GGTTTCGTCATCTCAGATTGGGAGGGAATTGACAGGATTACATATCCACCACATGCAAACTACACATACTCTGTTCAAGCATCAATTCTAGCTGGTGTTGACATG GTCATGGTTCCTTATAACTACCCAGAATTTATCAATGAATTGTCCAATCTGGTTAAGAAGAATGTCATTCCCATGAGCCGCATAGATGATGCTGTGAAGAGGATTTTGAGGGTTAAGTTCTCCATGGGGCTCTTTGAGACCCCGCTTGCTGATAACAGTCTGGCCAACGAAGTTGGAAGCAAG GAGCATAGGGAACTCGCGAGGGAAGCTGTGAGGAAATCACTTGTGCTATTGCAAAATGGAAAATCTGCAGCAGCCGGGCCTCTGCTGCCTCTCCCTAAGAAAGTGCCAAAGATTCTTGTTGCTGGAAGCCATGCAGACAACTTGGGTTATCAATGCGGTGGATGGACAATCGAATGGCAAGGAATTGGCGGGAATAACCTCACTGCCG GAACCACCATCCTTAATGCCATCAAAGCCACTGTGAACCAAAGCACCCAGGTGGTCTTCAATGAGAACCCTGACCCTGCCTTTGTCAAGTCCAATGACTTCTCCTACGCCATCGTGGTAGTAGGCGAGCAACCCTACGCTGAGACCAAAGGTGATAACCTGAACCTCACTCTCCCTGAGCCCGGGCCTAGCACAATCAACAATGTATGCGGGGCTGTCAAGTGTGTTGTCGTTGTTGTCTCCGGACGGCCTCTTGTTATCGAACCATATCTTGCATCAATGGACGCTCTGGTGGCTGCATGGCTCCCAGGTAGTGAAGGTCAAGGTGTGGCTGATGCTCTTTTTGGTGACTATGGATTTTCTGGCAAGCTGGCTCGAACATGGTTTAAACGAGTAGATCAGCTACCCATGAATGTTGGGGATCAACATTATGACCCTCTTTTCCCATTTGGTTTTGGGCTAACAACTAAGCCTTCGAGGCAAAGCAGCTGA
- the LOC109019909 gene encoding beta-glucosidase BoGH3B-like, translated as MARIPIPFLGFLFLAICFCSSMAEAQGYVGYKDPRRRVGARIKNLLARMTLEEKIGQMVQIERANATAQVMKDYLIGSVLSGGGSVPAPKASPEQWVDMVNEIQKGALATRLGIPMIYGIDAVHGHNNVYNATIFPHNVGLGVTRDPDLLRRIGAATALEVRATGIPYAFAPCIAVCRDPRWGRCYESYSEDHKIVKMMTEIIPGLQGDIPANSRKGVPYVGGKDKVAACAKHYVGDGGTVKGINENNTIVSQHELYSIHMPAYYDSIIKGVATVMASYSSLNGMKMHANQKMLTGFLKNRLHFRGFVISDWEGIDRITYPPHANYTYSVQASILAGVDMVMVPYNYPEFINELSNLVKKNVIPMSRIDDAVKRILRVKFSMGLFETPLADNSLANEVGSKEHRELAREAVRKSLVLLQNGKSAAAGPLLPLPKKVPKILVAGSHADNLGYQCGGWTIEWQGIGGNNLTAGTTILNAIKATVDQSTQVVFNENPDPAFVESNDFSYAIVVVGEQPYAETKGDNLNLTLPEPGPSTINNVCGAVKCVVVVVSGRPLVIEPYLASMDALVAAWLPGSEGQGVADALFGDYGFSGKLARTWFKRVDQLPMNVGDQHYDPLFPFGFGLTTKPSRQSS; from the exons ATGGCGAGAATTCCAATCCCCTTCttgggatttttgtttttggcaatATGTTTCTGCTCATCAATGGCAGAAGCTCAAGGATATGTGGGATACAAGGACCCAAGGCGACGGGTTGGAGCTAGGATAAAAAATCTCTTGGCTAGAATGACTCTGGAAGAAAAAATTGGTCAGATGGTTCAAATTGAAAGGGCTAATGCCACAGCCCAGGTCATGAAGGATTACTTAATTG GTAGTGTATTAAGTGGTGGAGGGAGTGTGCCTGCTCCAAAGGCTTCTCCAGAGCAATGGGTAGATATGGTGAATGAAATTCAGAAAGGGGCTCTTGCTACCCGTCTTGGAATCCCTATGATTTATGGAATTGATGCAGTTCATGGACACAACAATGTATATAATGCAACCATTTTCCCCCATAATGTGGGTCTTGGAGTGACCAG GGATCCTGATCTTCTAAGGAGGATCGGTGCTGCAACTGCGCTTGAAGTTCGAGCCACTGGGATTCCATATGCTTTTGCTCCATGTATCGCG GTTTGCAGGGATCCAAGGTGGGGTCGGTGTTATGAGAGCTATAGTGAGGACCACAAGATTGTAAAGATGATGACAGAGATCATCCCAGGTTTGCAAGGAGATATCCCTGCAAATTCTAGAAAGGGAGTTCCGTACGTTGGTGGGAA GGATAAGGTGGCAGCTTGTGCAAAGCACTATGTTGGTGATGGAGGCACAGTTAAAGGAATTAACGAAAACAACACCATAGTTAGTCAGCACGAATTGTACAGCATCCACATGCCTGCTTACTATGATTCAATTATTAAGGGTGTCGCTACTGTTATGGCATCTTACTCGAGTTTGAATGGAATGAAGATGCATGCGAACCAAAAGATGCTGACAGGGTTTCTCAAGAACAGACTCCACTTCAGG GGTTTCGTCATCTCAGATTGGGAGGGAATTGACAGGATTACATATCCACCACATGCAAACTACACATACTCTGTTCAAGCATCAATTCTAGCTGGTGTTGACATG GTCATGGTTCCTTACAACTACCCAGAATTTATCAATGAATTGTCCAATCTGGTTAAGAAGAATGTCATTCCCATGAGCCGCATAGATGATGCTGTGAAGAGGATTTTGAGGGTTAAGTTCTCCATGGGGCTCTTTGAGACCCCGCTTGCTGATAACAGTCTGGCCAACGAAGTTGGAAGCAAG GAGCATAGGGAACTCGCGAGGGAAGCTGTGAGGAAATCACTTGTGCTATTGCAAAATGGAAAATCTGCAGCAGCCGGGCCTCTGCTGCCTCTCCCTAAGAAAGTGCCAAAGATTCTTGTTGCTGGAAGCCATGCAGACAACTTGGGTTATCAATGCGGTGGATGGACAATCGAATGGCAAGGAATTGGCGGGAATAACCTCACTGCCG GAACCACCATCCTTAATGCCATCAAAGCCACAGTGGACCAAAGCACCCAGGTTGTCTTCAATGAGAACCCTGACCCTGCCTTTGTCGAGTCCAATGACTTCTCCTACGCCATCGTGGTAGTAGGCGAGCAACCCTACGCTGAGACCAAAGGTGATAACCTGAACCTCACTCTCCCTGAGCCCGGGCCTAGCACAATCAACAATGTATGCGGGGCTGTCAAGTGTGTTGTCGTTGTTGTCTCCGGACGGCCTCTTGTCATCGAACCATATCTTGCATCAATGGACGCTCTGGTGGCTGCATGGCTCCCAGGTAGTGAAGGTCAAGGTGTGGCTGATGCTCTTTTTGGTGACTATGGATTTTCTGGCAAGCTGGCTCGAACGTGGTTTAAACGAGTAGATCAGCTACCCATGAATGTTGGGGATCAACACTATGACCCTCTTTTCCCATTTGGTTTTGGGCTAACAACTAAGCCTTCGAGGCAAAGCAGCTGA